One part of the Salinivirga cyanobacteriivorans genome encodes these proteins:
- a CDS encoding outer membrane beta-barrel family protein — protein MKPKTNPFVVLTLVYLFLAISTLANKNPGIITGSIIQKENSKPVPYANVALLDNHTHQIVTGIISDANGQFTLENIAFNRYELQISFLGFEKKTINLQVNAQNNPLKIGRVILKRSAEQLDEVVVAEERLKGKQEVDRTIYTVNDKIQQTAKDGLDILKHIPGVSVDFQDNVTLEGSGNILYLVNDVPRDQQFVAQLNPEDFNKVEIITNPGVEYDADVDAVINIILKKRPKGGRGGLTLTLADPHKIASNHRGNIEYGGEKFRVFASDRLNYQSYKAYSKQKTRITNNGDITDFTQTGEGYASWLRNSTNYGIDFFINDKNTLNIYGDAYVYVRNQDEFNEQGTETINNELTRKFNLINDQKDIGRGLYNSLYYKHKFNDKGHQITSQFNYYNYKASGNHQYDYRYTYLDSILPQPFELSRNEETENRRNMFEWRNDYSRNIGKFQLKGGYWTYYQWFDNTFNSGASQEEQFQYNEFRQEAYASAASSLGKFQWSLGMRTAWSKSRIDKSATNTYLELLPQLSVMYSIKKGQSMRLTARRRIARPDMAQLNPFEMQTDSTTINTGNPDLKPEIINRAELQYSLNLRSNYIAPRLYLEYTTNSVQQSSYINPDGVSVLQPENVGKRYEYGLALTAAVNLTRWFRINAYASVYGTEVSDEKGYHETLWSSRLNGAAVLTPWEGKPYSFSAITQYIGPRLRYKAETTRDVMFLLQADAGITDNFKASVVFNPLSQNFKYEATERNDNNYYAYQEGRVDVSQLLMLTLSYNFNWGKTPKQLERSTEYESDGGNGLF, from the coding sequence ATGAAACCTAAAACTAATCCATTCGTGGTACTGACCTTGGTGTATCTATTTTTAGCCATAAGTACTCTTGCAAACAAAAACCCTGGTATTATTACCGGCTCCATTATCCAAAAAGAGAACAGCAAACCTGTTCCTTATGCAAACGTGGCTTTGCTTGACAATCACACCCACCAAATCGTAACAGGAATTATTTCAGATGCAAATGGCCAATTCACCCTTGAAAACATTGCCTTTAACCGGTATGAGCTTCAAATCTCCTTTTTAGGTTTTGAAAAAAAGACGATTAACCTACAAGTAAATGCACAAAACAACCCATTAAAAATTGGTCGGGTAATACTCAAACGCTCAGCAGAGCAGCTTGATGAGGTTGTTGTAGCCGAAGAACGACTGAAAGGAAAACAAGAGGTAGATCGCACCATTTACACCGTAAACGACAAAATTCAGCAAACAGCCAAAGATGGCCTTGACATTTTGAAACATATTCCGGGAGTTAGTGTCGATTTTCAGGACAATGTAACCCTCGAAGGTTCGGGTAATATCCTTTACCTTGTAAACGACGTTCCTCGCGACCAACAATTTGTGGCACAATTAAACCCGGAGGATTTCAATAAAGTGGAGATTATCACCAACCCCGGAGTAGAATACGATGCTGATGTGGATGCGGTGATCAACATAATTCTCAAAAAAAGACCAAAGGGTGGACGTGGCGGACTTACCCTGACTTTGGCCGACCCGCACAAAATTGCAAGTAACCACCGCGGAAACATAGAATACGGCGGAGAAAAATTCAGAGTCTTTGCATCTGACAGGCTCAATTACCAGTCATACAAAGCTTATTCAAAACAGAAAACCCGAATTACAAACAATGGAGACATTACAGATTTTACACAAACAGGCGAAGGCTATGCAAGTTGGCTGCGTAACAGCACCAATTACGGAATCGATTTCTTTATTAATGACAAAAACACGTTGAATATTTACGGCGACGCATACGTTTATGTGCGCAACCAGGATGAATTTAATGAACAGGGAACCGAAACTATAAATAATGAGCTGACCCGAAAGTTCAATTTGATTAATGACCAAAAGGACATAGGGCGAGGCCTGTACAATTCCCTGTATTACAAACACAAATTTAATGATAAGGGTCACCAAATTACGAGCCAGTTCAATTACTACAACTACAAAGCCTCCGGAAACCATCAGTATGATTACAGATATACATACCTGGACAGCATATTGCCCCAGCCATTTGAACTATCAAGAAATGAAGAGACTGAAAATCGCAGGAATATGTTCGAATGGAGAAATGACTACAGCCGAAATATAGGAAAATTTCAACTCAAAGGAGGTTATTGGACTTATTATCAATGGTTCGACAACACCTTCAACTCAGGAGCAAGTCAGGAAGAGCAATTCCAGTACAATGAATTCAGGCAGGAAGCATATGCCAGTGCGGCCAGCTCTTTGGGTAAATTTCAGTGGTCCCTTGGTATGCGTACAGCCTGGTCGAAAAGCCGCATCGACAAATCGGCCACAAACACCTATTTGGAACTGTTGCCCCAGCTCAGTGTAATGTATTCGATAAAAAAAGGGCAAAGCATGCGACTCACAGCTCGCCGTAGAATTGCAAGGCCCGATATGGCACAACTAAACCCATTCGAGATGCAGACCGACAGCACAACCATCAATACAGGCAACCCTGATTTGAAACCAGAAATTATCAACAGGGCTGAATTGCAGTATTCATTAAACTTGAGGTCAAATTATATAGCACCACGGCTTTATTTAGAATACACCACCAACAGCGTACAACAATCATCTTATATTAACCCGGATGGGGTTTCGGTACTTCAACCTGAAAATGTAGGTAAACGCTACGAATATGGTCTGGCACTTACAGCAGCAGTAAATTTAACCCGCTGGTTCAGAATTAATGCATATGCCTCAGTATATGGCACAGAGGTGTCTGACGAAAAGGGATACCATGAAACCCTATGGAGTAGCAGACTCAATGGTGCAGCAGTATTAACACCCTGGGAAGGAAAACCCTACAGTTTCTCCGCCATTACGCAGTATATTGGACCAAGACTACGCTATAAAGCTGAAACTACCAGAGATGTGATGTTCTTATTACAGGCCGATGCAGGCATAACAGACAACTTTAAGGCATCTGTAGTATTTAACCCTCTGAGTCAGAATTTTAAATACGAGGCTACCGAACGTAACGACAACAATTATTATGCTTATCAGGAAGGTCGCGTAGATGTAAGCCAGTTGCTGATGCTTACACTATCATACAATTTTAACTGGGGCAAAACACCCAAACAACTGGAACGCTCAACCGAATATGAGAGCGATGGTGGAAATGGGTTATTCTAG